Proteins encoded by one window of Elaeis guineensis isolate ETL-2024a chromosome 12, EG11, whole genome shotgun sequence:
- the LOC105055093 gene encoding 3-dehydroquinate synthase, chloroplastic: protein MAVSTSSITLRSFPKLPAATRLPGSVSGHRAVLLLRRGELDLPFLASSSISLRFARKRLRISASTSPVMEEVPWKADSKVSTIVEVDLGNRSYPIYIGSGLLDEPDLLQRHVHGKRVLVVTNTTIAPLYLDKVIKALTHGNSNISVESVILPDGEAYKNMETLMKVFDKAIESRMDRRCTFVALGGGVIGDMCGFAAAAFLRGVNFIQIPTTLMAQVDSSVGGKTGINHPLGKNLIGAFYQPQSVLIDTDTLNTLPDRELASGIAEVVKYGLIRDAEFFEWQEKNVQALLARDPSALAYAIKRSCENKAEVVALDEKESGLRATLNLGHTFGHAIETGFGYGQWLHGEAVAAGMVMAVDMSHRLGWIDDTIVKRVLNILRQAKLPTTPPEMMTVEKFKTAMAVDKKVADGLLRLILLKGPLGNCVFTGNYDRKALDDTLHAFCKS from the exons ATGGCGGTATCCACTTCTTCGATCACTCTCCGTTCGTTCCCCAAGCTTCCCGCCGCCACCCGCCTTCCCGGGTCGGTCTCCGGCCACCGTGCTGTCCTCCTTCTCCGCCGCGGCGAGTTGGACCTCCCCTTCCTCGCTTCGTCGTCGATCTCCCTGCGGTTCGCTCGGAAGCGCTTGAGGATCTCCGCGAGCACCTCTCCGGTGATGGAGGAGGTGCCGTGGAAGGCGGATTCCAAGGTGTCCACGATCGTGGAGGTCGATCTTGGCAACCGGAGTTACCCGATCTACATCGGCTCCGGCCTGCTCGACGAACCCGATCTTCTCCAGAG GCATGTACATGGAAAGCGGGTTCTGGTGGTAACTAACACCACGATTGCGCCACTGTACCTTGACAAAGTTATCAAAGCGTTGACTCATGGGAATTCCAACATTTCCGTTGAGAGTGTGATCTTACCTGACGGGGAAGCATACAAGAACATG GAAACATTGATGAAAGTCTTTGATAAGGCCATAGAGTCCAGGATGGATCGGCGTTGTACCTTTGTGGCACTGGGTGGTGGAGTCATCGGTGATATGTGTGGTTTTGCTGCTGCTGCTTTTCTTCGTGGGGTTAATTTCATTCAGATTCCAACTACTCTAATGGCTCAG GTGGATTCATCAGTTGGGGGGAAAACTGGAATAAACCATCCATTGGGGAAAAACTTGATTGGTGCCTTCTACCAACCACAGTCTGTACTTATAGACACGGACACTCTAAATACATTGCCTGATCGGGAACTGGCTTCGGGTATAGCAGAAGTTGTGAAGTATGGGCTCATCAGAGATGCAGAGTTTTTTGAGTGGCAAGAAAAGAACGTACAGGCACTGCTAGCAAg AGACCCAAGTGCCTTAGCATATGCTATCAAGCGATCATGTGAAAACAAAGCTGAAGTCGTTGCTTTGGATGAGAAGGAAAGTGGATTGCGGGCAACCTTGAACTTGGGTCATACATTTGGTCAT GCTATTGAGACAGGCTTTGGCTATGGACAGTGGCTCCATGGGGAAGCTGTTGCGGCTGGAATG GTGATGGCAGTTGACATGTCCCATCGCCTAGGCTGGATTGATGATACAATAGTAAAGCGGGTCCTTAACATCCTACGGCAGGCTAAGCTTCCAACAACACCACCTGAGATGATGACAGTGGAGAAATTTAAAACTGCTATGGCG GTTGATAAAAAGGTGGCTGATGGATTGCTAAGGCTCATCCTTCTTAAAGGACCTCTAGGCAATTGTGTTTTCACTGGCAATTACGACAGGAAGGCCCTTGATGACACTCTTCATGCCTTTTGCAAGAGCTGA